The proteins below come from a single Desulfurobacterium atlanticum genomic window:
- the rpsJ gene encoding 30S ribosomal protein S10 yields the protein MAQDRIRIKLMAYDHRLLDRSVQEIIDTVKRTGAIVAGPIPLPTKRSVWSVIRSPHKYKYSQEQFEMRRHRRLLDIKNPKPQTVEALMDLKLPAGVDVEIKLD from the coding sequence ATGGCTCAGGATCGCATAAGAATAAAGCTGATGGCTTACGATCATAGGTTGCTTGATAGATCTGTGCAGGAGATTATTGATACAGTTAAAAGGACTGGCGCTATAGTTGCCGGTCCTATTCCACTGCCTACGAAGCGCTCCGTTTGGAGTGTTATCAGGTCTCCTCACAAGTACAAATATTCACAGGAACAGTTTGAGATGAGAAGACATAGAAGGCTTCTTGATATTAAAAATCCAAAGCCGCAAACTGTAGAAGCGCTAATGGATTTAAAGCTTCCTGCAGGTGTTGATGTAGAGATTAAGCTTGATTAA